A stretch of DNA from Arachis hypogaea cultivar Tifrunner chromosome 19, arahy.Tifrunner.gnm2.J5K5, whole genome shotgun sequence:
ACACTTTGAGAGTTAAACTTCACAATAGGAAGATAGAAAGGTTCACAATCGAAAGATAAGAAGGAGGTGTACAAGAAATGCTTGGTGTGTTTTTTTGCAATTATCTAAAAAGTCTTAATGAAAATGAATAGAAAGATATTCCAAAACAAGGATATCCAAAAACAAggttgaaaatatatattaatattaatatttcagAACAAGGATATTTTACgagtaattatccaaattagTCCTGAAGTTTTTGAAATCGAACACTTTAGTTTCTCAAGTTTTAAAATACACAACAATTCTCAACGTTACTTCTATTAGACAATATAATTCTTAGTCACTAATGATAACTGCTGATTTGGAACGTTCACTCATATACGTGGTCATTAAGTGTCCACGTGTGCAAATTAGACCGTTCTCAATGTGAAGTACAAAGTAGTTcccgaaaaaattgaaaaatatcaaaACAGtcccttaaaaaattttaaaaattttaaaatagtctcttcgaatatttttaatctttttcaaaagtcgatgtttaataatatttttattaatcagaataataaaatattatttaaaatatatataataaataaaaatacaaaaaataacaaaatataaactaaaagataattttattcaCTAACACTAAAATGTCATAAGAAATAACATTATTTAATAACTAATATATGATACCTACATCGAAGTgatgtaaaaataataataataataactaaaaggTCATTGCATTATAAAATGGATTTGATCAAATTTTACtctttaaagtgaaattcaaaatttagaagattcCTTATAAAATATACCTAACTTTTAAGATATTGACATCaaataaacttagaaaaatatctataagtaaaaaaatttattttttcttgatataACTATTAATTGTAGTAGCACAAATAGCTTTAACTGTAAGTCTAGTGTATGCAACTTTACAATCATGAATcccaaaacttaaaaaaaaaaaaaacatgaacaaaatatttaaatttgtcaagacatttcttcttcaattattacaaaatattaggACTTAGGAGTTTTCACATTGCATGCAAGTTTTAAAGTATTACCTTCATAAGTATTTGCACAAATATTCTcaattatttatgtaaatttttttatgttaaatgaaAATTCTCTACTAATAGGAGTTTTCACATTACATGCAAATTTTAAAGTATTACTTTCATAAGTATttgcataaatatttttaattatttatgtaaaattttttatgttaaataaaaatCCTCCACtagctcattttttttttcatcattaaaaaatcaCCATAGAATATGATACttgtaaattaaattaatattttacatgatcaaaaataaataagtttatttaattattttaaattaattattttaaaaaacttcaaaattaatttataatataggATTTGaaatgcataattttttttatatatgaataatcaaattagagataaatagaacaaaaattttagaaattaaaatttatcaatttaaaaataattatatataaataattcaaagagactattttaaattttttaaaatttcataaggactgttttgaaatttttaaaattttttggagacTATTTTTAGTGTTTTGTATTTCATTTTCGAGATTGAATTGTtcgcataagtgaatatttaataattatgtgTGTGAGTCAACGTTTTATGTCAGTAATCACCGTTgataattaatagaaaaaattatattatctaataaaaataatattaaaaattattttatatattttaaaatttgagaaattaaaatatttaattttaatattattgtatattttaacgtgtattttatatttatgttaattGCTGACCGTACTTTAAATTTCCTTATTTCTATCCAATCCAACATGTCGCTAAAACCCATGGCAGGAGTGTGAGACTTCACTTGAGAAAAAgaaaacccccacagaatgaAGTGAAGCGGAAAGAGAGTAAGAGAGAGAGCGAAATGGTTGTGGCGTGTTCGTTCATCACAGCTTGCAGTCTCTTCCGATTGTACGGTCCAGCAGCATCAACTTCCTCACAGCAGCAATTTCttcagttgcagttgaagaatccCAAGAGAAAGACCCAACTCTTCCTTTCGGGAACCAGCAGCGCAAGTTACGAAGTAGGTAACGGATACCCTAAAGAGGAGAATAATGATGATAACGGTTTTTCTTCGGAACAAGAACGCAAAGCACTTCTCAGAGGAGGGGAACAAGTCATCTCTGTTCTCGAAGAAATGGTCACCCTTGTAAGCTCCAACATTACACTTTCACTTCTCAGATTTCAAATTATTGCTAgcttgatgataataataattcatGTGTGGATGCTCTCTTAATCTGTGTGCAGAGAATTCATGTGTGCGTGCATCTGTGCAAAAACAgatagaatgaaaaaaaaaaaaaatatttaatgtgtTGATCAACCTTTGGCCAAAACGTTGTTGGGAAATACTTAAAATCCAAATGTATACTTAaagaaaagtaattttatgtaattgaaaatgcTGAAaacttaagagaaaaaaaaaagatctcaAAGTGATTTTCTTTTTAAACACTCGCTTCATAATTATGTTGCCTCCTTGGCGTTGATAACTAATCCTGAGTTGTTATTGTTAAGACATTTATATGCAGCGTGCAATTGTTTGCTCATTAGTCATTTATATGTACTTCCTTCAGCCTTTGAATGACACTGTTCGATGTGTATGTTTGGCTTCAGTTGGAAGATATGAATATGGATGAAGAATCTGAAAAAGTGGCAGTGGAATTGGCTGCACAAGGAGTAATTGGAAAGAGGGTTGATGAGATGGAATCAGATTTTATGATGGCCCTCGATTACATGATCCAGCTCGCTGAGAAGGACGAAGATGATAAGGTATTGTTAATTCGGAACTTGTCTACTTATATTTGGATTTTAGAAAGGTACATGCTTATAGATTTTATTTTAGTGGCTGAATCTTTTTTGAACACGTACAAGTGCAAATTATTGGTCCTTCTCATAATTGGAAAAGTGAGAGAAAATTTGTCTTTCATTCGTCATCAATCATCATCCCTCAAATGTGTCAGATGAAGAGTAGTCCAATGTTTAAAGGTAGAGCTAAATTAATTGCAGTCATTAAGGTGTACTTAATTTTAAACGTCTAGTCATCAAATATGGTTAATGATAGATATTATATCGTCGATTGATCTATATATAGCTGATCTCCACCAAGTAGATAGTTTACttgttcttctttttattcctcaACCTCTTTTTCCCATTAAACTTTAACTTGAAAggttgattagttagttagtaGTATTCGATGCCACTATAACGTTACTTTATATCCTGTTGAGCATAGTTACTGCATGAAGTAAAGATTTTGACTTAACTGCGTTTGTATTTTCCATTTAGCGCAAGTCACTGTTGGAAGTTATCAAGGAGACTGTATTATCACATCTGACAAAAAAGTGTCCGCCACATGTAAGGAACCTTATTTTTGCCACTTCTTTATCAATACTCTGGCTGAAGCAATGTTCCACCTTTTATATTGGATATCAATGTGCGTTTTTCTCCTTTATATTGTAGGTTCAAATTATTGGTCTTCTATGTAGAACTCCCCAAAAAGAAAGTAGACATGAATTATTACGCCGTGTTGCAGCTGGTGGTGGTGTATTCAAAGGAAAAGATGAATTAAAGATTCATATCCCAGCGGCAAATCTAAATGACATAGCTAACCAAGCTGATGACATATTAGAGGTAATCATAGTAACTTCTAACATTCTATGAATTACCAGGCAATTATTGCAGCCTCTTAAAGTAATATCAATGACCGTCATATGTAACTAGATCAAAATAATAAGTATGGAAAAAGCTGAATCATATTTCCACCCCTACGATACTGATATCGGACAGAATATCAGTAATGGCGGAGCTAAACTGTGTAAGATGGATGGATAAGAGTAGAAAAATACAGATGGCTCAGGCCATTTACAGAGTGCCTGATTATCTTTATCACTAAACCTCACATCTCTTCCTCTCCTTAACACAGTCTCTCTTCTCTACATACCCCTCTAATGTAACTGAATTCCATAACACCCTGTGACATAGGCTATCTGAAGTAGCAATGTAGCCTTGCTGCCTTGGGGCTTAGATATATCATTCAACtttgaaaacaaaaattgaatTGTTCTTTAAAATATATACCTATATAGTTATATAGTTTATATAGATCAGTCATTTGACAAAATATGGAGTCATCTTCTGTGTCCTCTCTTTCTTTTATAGTTAAGAttgaaatttacttttccttttgacttgctcttcttttttattaattttttagaagCAAAAGAATATTGTCTTTCAACTTCAAGTATAGCTATTAAACATTCCTTGACTCTTGACTTGGAACCTTAATATACTCTAATACTACTTTGTTAATTATAACTTATAAGGTGATTATCAATATGTTTGCAGACAATGGAAACTCGTCCTGTTGTCCCCGATCGAAAACTTCTTGCAAGGCTTGTTTTAATTAGAGAAGAAGCACGGGATATGATGGGAGGGGGAATTTTGGATGAAAGAAATAATCGTGGATTATATACTCTTCCTGAGCCGGAGGTGTGCTTGATATGtagtttatgtattttgattttgccATGGTGCTCATTTGAAGggaaatattatttaaaaatactcCTTTTGTCTTATTTTATCTATACATAATGTAGAGACCTAAAAGTGTACTACATTTTATTTgtcattgtttaaaaaaaaaaactttatataTGCATTTTTAAAACTTCTGTCAGTGCAGGTGAACT
This window harbors:
- the LOC112777303 gene encoding protein PEP-RELATED DEVELOPMENT ARRESTED 1, chloroplastic, with the protein product MVVACSFITACSLFRLYGPAASTSSQQQFLQLQLKNPKRKTQLFLSGTSSASYEVGNGYPKEENNDDNGFSSEQERKALLRGGEQVISVLEEMVTLLEDMNMDEESEKVAVELAAQGVIGKRVDEMESDFMMALDYMIQLAEKDEDDKRKSLLEVIKETVLSHLTKKCPPHVQIIGLLCRTPQKESRHELLRRVAAGGGVFKGKDELKIHIPAANLNDIANQADDILETMETRPVVPDRKLLARLVLIREEARDMMGGGILDERNNRGLYTLPEPEVNFLAKLVALKPGDTVLGMIRNVMQGKDEGADNAGNDYEGNAERVNATGRKSHPVRPGMFLETVSKVLAGIYTGTESGITAQHLEWVHRKTLQVLQEIAFN